AAGCAGTTTTAAAATTTCGATAATTTTCGGTTTAGGAGTTCCTTGATAGCAAGGTTCAATATTGTTTTTATTTTCCCATGCTTCGTTAATTTCTTTTTTCAGCCATTCAACAATTTTTACTGCTTCTGCTTCATCTTTTAATGCGTTTATAGCAATTTTTTTCCCGTGAACTGTAATTAATTTTCCTTGAGACTTGAATATAACAGCCGGCGGGTCTTTCATATACTCAAACCCGCCAATTACAGCATTTAAATACGGAAGAGCTTCGGAAACATCCTGCTCTAAATGCGCAAAACAATGAACGCTCATAGCGCCCGGCTGACATTTAGAATTTAAAATTTCTAATTTATAGTCTTGTAATAACATAGTTTTAACATCTTAATTCATTAAAAAAGGATTAATAATAAAATAAAGACCTAATACACAAATAAGAGCGCCAGCGCCTTTTCTAAACCAATTTCCAGCTCCCTGCCATGAACTGTTTTCCATTATTTTACGAACCAAAGCTGTTGAACTTCCAGCTATCATTATCGGCAGACAATGACCTACTGCAAAAAGTATTATAAATAACACACCTGTAGCGATTTTTTGCTGAATTGTAATAATCGCTAATATTGGAGCTATAAAACCAAAAGTGCAAGAACCTGATAAAACCCCATAAGCTAAACCTAATAACAATGCTCCGAAAATTCCTTTAAAATTTAAACGATATAATAAACCGCCGCTCATAGAACATTTATCTACTCCAAGCATACCGAGAGCTACCCATATTAATATTCCGCCGATAAGTATTTGCCAGTAATTTCCTACATCGCCGAGCATACGGCCTAAAACAGCGCATATAATACCGATTAAAGCAATAGTTATAAACAATCCAATACTAAAAACGGCAGAATAAATGCTCGCTTGTTT
This genomic window from Desulfobacterales bacterium contains:
- a CDS encoding Fe-S cluster protein, whose protein sequence is MLLQDYKLEILNSKCQPGAMSVHCFAHLEQDVSEALPYLNAVIGGFEYMKDPPAVIFKSQGKLITVHGKKIAINALKDEAEAVKIVEWLKKEINEAWENKNNIEPCYQGTPKPKIIEILKLLPKTNCKECGEPTCMVFATRIAEGAKGIEKCPSIGAVEKEKLQEYMKNFKMDAL
- a CDS encoding sulfite exporter TauE/SafE family protein, whose product is MVESFFITVNEWMSSGTAIAAVGCFVWGMISVVFSPCHLASIPLIVAYVGGQEKAVNPKQASIYSAVFSIGLFITIALIGIICAVLGRMLGDVGNYWQILIGGILIWVALGMLGVDKCSMSGGLLYRLNFKGIFGALLLGLAYGVLSGSCTFGFIAPILAIITIQQKIATGVLFIILFAVGHCLPIMIAGSSTALVRKIMENSSWQGAGNWFRKGAGALICVLGLYFIINPFLMN